In one Sphingobacterium daejeonense genomic region, the following are encoded:
- a CDS encoding alpha/beta hydrolase, whose translation MKTSLSFFFSLLFIGFAHAAKVDTLNVQSSAMNKAIKTVIIQPEGSKSKEFPTLYLLHGYSGSYKDWVNKVPAIKDLADRLGIIIVCPDGGFGSWYWDIPNDQNFQYETFVAKELVAYIDQNYPVIKDRSKRGITGLSMGGHGALYLALRHQDTFGAAGSTAGGVDIRPFPNNWDMAKRIGPYDQNPQVWEDHTVMEMTHLIKPKSLEFFIDCGTEDFFYQVNRKLHEKLTYLNVPHRFLTMPGAHNWDYWSKSIHYQLVFFNEFFSKTT comes from the coding sequence ATGAAGACATCCTTGTCATTCTTTTTTTCTCTTTTATTTATAGGATTTGCGCATGCTGCAAAAGTTGATACGCTGAATGTACAAAGTTCAGCAATGAATAAAGCCATCAAAACTGTCATTATTCAACCTGAAGGTTCAAAGTCAAAAGAATTTCCAACTTTATATTTATTGCATGGATATTCTGGAAGTTATAAGGATTGGGTCAATAAAGTTCCGGCAATCAAAGATTTAGCAGATAGGTTGGGAATTATAATCGTTTGTCCTGATGGTGGATTTGGAAGTTGGTATTGGGATATTCCAAATGACCAGAACTTTCAATATGAAACTTTTGTTGCCAAGGAATTGGTGGCTTATATTGATCAAAATTATCCAGTAATCAAAGATAGGAGCAAGCGTGGGATTACAGGATTGAGTATGGGCGGCCATGGTGCTTTATATTTGGCACTCCGTCATCAAGATACCTTTGGTGCTGCAGGAAGCACTGCTGGTGGTGTGGATATTCGTCCGTTTCCAAACAACTGGGATATGGCAAAAAGAATAGGACCCTACGATCAAAATCCTCAAGTATGGGAAGATCATACTGTCATGGAAATGACCCACTTGATTAAACCAAAATCATTGGAATTTTTTATAGATTGTGGTACAGAAGACTTCTTTTATCAGGTAAATCGTAAGCTCCATGAAAAATTAACATATTTAAATGTACCTCATCGTTTTTTAACAATGCCTGGCGCACACAATTGGGATTATTGGAGCAAATCCATTCATTATCAGCTAGTTTTCTTTAATGAGTTCTTTTCGAAGACTACATAA
- a CDS encoding carboxypeptidase-like regulatory domain-containing protein — MAFLLLAMDLYLLRKKSLFRIVCLSLLGIYILLFNTVLGQEKLTLSGYIKDSNSGENLIAAVIRVKDQNLNTYSNNYGFYSLSLPAGTYEVEISFVGYASKTETVELNADQRRNFEITPNSSVIEEVIVTGKKEDDNVTSPQMGNLKFTMEELKIFL; from the coding sequence ATGGCTTTTTTACTTTTGGCCATGGATTTGTATTTGCTGAGAAAAAAATCATTGTTCCGAATTGTCTGCCTAAGCCTTCTTGGAATTTATATTTTACTGTTTAATACTGTTTTAGGTCAAGAGAAATTGACCCTTAGCGGATATATAAAAGATTCTAATTCGGGAGAGAATTTAATTGCTGCAGTAATCCGGGTAAAAGACCAAAACCTAAATACATATTCCAATAATTACGGTTTCTATTCCTTATCTCTTCCAGCTGGAACATATGAAGTTGAAATTTCATTTGTGGGTTATGCCAGCAAAACCGAAACTGTAGAGTTAAATGCTGACCAGCGCAGGAATTTTGAGATTACTCCAAATTCAAGTGTCATCGAAGAAGTCATCGTAACTGGTAAAAAGGAAGATGACAATGTTACATCTCCGCAAATGGGAAATTTAAAGTTCACCATGGAAGAACTGAAAATATTCCTGTAG
- a CDS encoding TonB-dependent receptor plug domain-containing protein has protein sequence MQLLPGVSTGGEGSSNFYVRGGGGDQNLILLDEATVYNASHLLGFFSTFNSDAIKDASLFKGGIPAQYGGRISSVMDISMLDGNNKKFSAEGGIGLIASRLKLEGPIVKDKSSFMISGRRTYADLFLKLSPDETTKKSKLYFYDLNAKMNYKLNDRNTLYLSGYFGKDDLGYGDLFGFDWGNATATVRWNSVINSQLFSNTSLIYSDFAYNVNVSNDDSDFKIASKIRNWNFKQDFSYYSTNNNTLRFGVNLHQQSIKPASLEAQEGSEVNSVSVDSRQGIEAAAYVSHEWKPFDKLSMIYGIRFSDFMVMGPGSFYDFDEDGEPISETHYDRVIAKHYFNFEPRLSLSYILNPNNSIKASYNRISQNLHQLTNTTSSLPTDQYVVSSLNIKPQIADQVALGYFRNFNNNTYEFSVESYYKFMDNQIDFRNGADLQANKYMEGDLLYGIGRSYGAEFLLRKNKGRLTGWLAYTLAKSERQFDQINDGNWFNARQDRTHDISLVGIFQLSKKWTLGATFVYYTGNAITFPSGKYQVDGTTMFYYTERNGYRMPDYHRLDLSATYEPKKENKRFHSSWSFGVYNAYNHKNAYIIDFRENEQNPNITEAYRIALFGAIPSVTWNFKF, from the coding sequence ATTCAGTTACTTCCAGGTGTATCTACAGGCGGTGAAGGTAGTTCGAATTTCTATGTGCGTGGAGGTGGTGGTGACCAAAACCTGATTCTATTGGATGAAGCTACGGTTTACAATGCTTCCCATTTATTAGGGTTTTTCTCAACGTTCAACTCAGACGCTATTAAGGATGCCAGTCTCTTTAAGGGTGGTATACCCGCTCAATATGGAGGCAGAATTTCATCTGTCATGGATATCAGTATGCTGGATGGTAACAACAAGAAATTCAGTGCTGAAGGTGGTATTGGTTTGATTGCCTCTCGCTTAAAGCTGGAAGGACCTATTGTAAAAGATAAAAGTTCATTTATGATCAGTGGTAGAAGGACTTATGCTGACTTATTTTTAAAGCTTTCACCTGATGAAACAACTAAAAAAAGCAAGCTTTATTTCTACGATTTGAATGCAAAGATGAACTATAAATTGAATGATCGCAATACGCTATATCTTTCAGGTTATTTTGGCAAGGATGATTTAGGTTACGGTGATTTATTTGGTTTTGACTGGGGAAATGCGACTGCTACAGTTCGTTGGAATTCTGTTATAAATTCTCAGTTATTTTCTAACACTTCATTGATCTATAGTGATTTTGCATACAATGTTAACGTTAGCAATGATGATTCTGACTTTAAGATTGCCTCCAAGATCCGAAACTGGAATTTCAAACAGGATTTCTCCTATTACTCAACCAATAACAATACCTTGAGATTTGGGGTTAACCTTCATCAACAAAGTATTAAACCAGCAAGTCTTGAGGCACAGGAAGGTTCTGAAGTAAATTCGGTGAGTGTGGATAGCAGACAAGGTATTGAAGCTGCAGCTTATGTTTCGCATGAATGGAAGCCATTTGACAAATTATCTATGATCTATGGTATTCGATTTAGTGATTTTATGGTTATGGGTCCAGGTTCATTTTATGATTTTGATGAAGATGGTGAGCCTATTTCAGAAACCCATTACGATCGCGTTATAGCAAAACATTATTTCAATTTCGAGCCAAGGTTATCCCTTTCTTATATTTTAAATCCTAACAATAGCATCAAAGCAAGTTACAATAGAATTTCACAGAACTTACATCAATTGACCAATACGACCTCAAGTTTGCCAACTGATCAATACGTTGTGAGCAGCTTAAATATCAAGCCTCAAATTGCAGATCAAGTGGCTTTGGGTTATTTCAGGAACTTTAACAATAATACGTATGAGTTTTCTGTTGAGAGCTATTATAAGTTTATGGATAATCAGATTGATTTCAGAAATGGAGCAGATCTGCAAGCCAATAAATATATGGAGGGCGATCTATTGTACGGAATTGGAAGATCTTATGGTGCTGAGTTCTTGTTGAGAAAAAATAAAGGTAGGTTAACCGGTTGGTTGGCATATACCTTAGCAAAAAGTGAACGACAATTTGATCAGATAAATGATGGAAATTGGTTTAATGCTCGTCAAGATCGAACTCATGATATTTCATTGGTTGGAATATTTCAATTGAGTAAAAAATGGACGTTAGGTGCTACTTTTGTTTACTATACAGGTAATGCAATTACTTTCCCGAGTGGTAAATATCAAGTTGATGGTACAACGATGTTCTATTATACAGAGCGTAATGGCTATAGGATGCCAGATTATCACCGTTTAGATTTATCAGCTACTTATGAGCCAAAGAAAGAAAATAAGCGGTTCCATTCTAGCTGGTCATTTGGAGTTTACAATGCATATAACCACAAGAATGCCTATATCATTGATTTCAGGGAAAATGAACAGAACCCAAATATTACAGAAGCTTATCGTATAGCTTTATTTGGAGCAATTCCTTCAGTTACTTGGAACTTTAAATTTTAA
- a CDS encoding DUF4249 domain-containing protein, whose amino-acid sequence MIKRPLYRFLLFSFLLILTSCEDLIDIDLNSANPKVVIVADINNEEKTHEILISKTVNFDDERPNDPVDDALVYIRLGNGRVYQFVSAGGGRYINTDIPMAMGETYNLVVQVDGEEYTSTTRMLAYIDIDSIGVTEENIFNEDFYFINLKFNDPEGEANYYRYSMSINNKPFKFNAVFSDKFNDGNEWTHQLGSDGSGNDIKPGDNLRIRRQIITKEVFNYWSEYASTNPGSAAPGNPTSNISNDALGYFSVSSVRDYTVDIAPKPADPESGN is encoded by the coding sequence ATGATAAAAAGACCATTATATAGATTTTTACTTTTCAGCTTTTTATTGATTTTAACTAGCTGTGAAGACCTTATAGATATCGATCTAAACAGTGCAAATCCAAAAGTTGTAATTGTCGCTGACATCAACAATGAAGAAAAGACGCATGAAATCCTTATCAGTAAAACGGTGAATTTTGATGATGAGAGACCTAATGATCCTGTGGATGATGCGTTAGTCTACATAAGGTTGGGCAATGGAAGGGTTTATCAATTTGTTTCTGCTGGTGGAGGAAGGTATATTAATACCGATATTCCAATGGCGATGGGAGAGACCTATAATCTAGTAGTTCAAGTAGATGGTGAGGAATATACTTCAACAACACGCATGTTGGCCTATATAGATATTGATTCTATTGGTGTGACAGAAGAAAATATTTTCAACGAGGATTTTTATTTTATCAATTTAAAATTCAATGATCCTGAAGGGGAAGCGAACTACTATCGTTATAGTATGTCTATCAATAACAAGCCTTTTAAATTCAATGCTGTGTTTTCGGATAAATTCAACGATGGCAATGAGTGGACTCATCAATTGGGCAGCGATGGGAGTGGAAATGATATTAAACCCGGAGATAATCTGAGAATCAGACGGCAGATCATTACAAAAGAGGTTTTTAATTATTGGTCAGAATATGCTAGCACCAATCCTGGTAGTGCGGCACCGGGAAATCCAACATCTAATATAAGCAATGATGCACTAGGATATTTCAGCGTCAGCAGTGTTAGAGATTATACAGTAGATATCGCTCCCAAACCCGCAGACCCTGAATCAGGGAACTAA
- a CDS encoding polysaccharide deacetylase family protein yields MHFVRPIFILKYIYPEAIWREDKNKNNIYLTFDDGPIPEITPWILDCLKEKNVKASFFCVGENIKKHPEIFKRLLDEGHVVGNHTYNHLRGWNTEDKDYFDNINQCQELTQTNLFRPPYGRAKKSQMKELAKDFKIVMWDVLTGDYDQEITPQQCYKNCIDKTRNGSIIVFHDNIKAINNVKYALPKSIDYLIEQGYQFKTLVP; encoded by the coding sequence ATGCATTTTGTCCGCCCCATTTTTATCCTCAAATACATTTATCCAGAAGCGATTTGGAGAGAGGATAAGAATAAAAATAATATTTACTTAACATTTGATGATGGACCAATCCCAGAAATCACGCCTTGGATATTAGACTGCCTGAAAGAAAAGAATGTGAAAGCTTCGTTCTTTTGTGTGGGTGAAAACATCAAAAAACATCCAGAAATTTTCAAAAGGCTATTGGACGAAGGTCATGTGGTAGGTAATCACACTTATAACCATTTAAGAGGCTGGAACACCGAAGACAAAGATTATTTTGACAACATTAATCAATGTCAAGAGCTTACTCAGACAAATTTATTTAGACCTCCTTACGGAAGAGCTAAAAAATCACAAATGAAAGAATTGGCAAAGGATTTTAAGATTGTGATGTGGGATGTATTGACTGGCGATTATGATCAGGAAATCACCCCCCAGCAATGCTATAAGAATTGCATCGATAAAACCCGTAACGGTAGTATTATCGTATTTCACGATAATATCAAAGCCATTAACAATGTTAAATACGCCTTGCCCAAAAGCATTGACTATCTAATTGAGCAAGGTTATCAATTCAAAACCTTAGTTCCCTGA
- a CDS encoding helix-hairpin-helix domain-containing protein: MTRKEQRGMFLLILLNSLLLTVNIFLPVFHKQKDIQFSMEEMAFSKESTSKPAPASYIKSKQNKHKHNKKSSQELFKFNPNVLDKAGWVKLGLSDKQAQVVLNYREKGGVFKNRDDLKKIYVLDEELLVDLLPFVEIPQTDNEIRKPTVLKDKISKDNYMNLGIDINLADSSEFMKLKGIGPVFSSRIIKFRDALGGFVKTEQLSEIYGLPEETYQHIFPKLTVDRSDVKLLKINVISVSELSKHPYVTYKQAQTIINYRNQHGGFNRVEDLSKIHSLDEDFFRKIEFYLDFTEH; this comes from the coding sequence TTGACCAGAAAAGAACAAAGAGGAATGTTCTTGTTAATCCTTCTAAATTCTCTACTGCTAACCGTTAACATTTTTCTTCCTGTCTTCCATAAACAAAAAGATATTCAATTCAGTATGGAAGAAATGGCTTTTTCAAAAGAATCTACATCGAAACCAGCACCTGCCTCTTATATAAAATCTAAGCAAAATAAACACAAACACAATAAGAAAAGCAGTCAGGAATTATTTAAGTTCAATCCAAATGTGTTGGATAAGGCTGGCTGGGTTAAGTTAGGGCTTAGTGATAAGCAAGCGCAAGTAGTTCTAAATTATAGAGAAAAAGGAGGTGTTTTCAAAAATAGAGATGATCTGAAAAAAATATACGTTCTTGACGAGGAATTATTAGTTGATTTGTTGCCATTTGTTGAAATCCCGCAGACAGATAATGAGATCCGAAAGCCCACAGTTCTCAAAGATAAAATTAGCAAAGACAATTACATGAATTTAGGTATCGATATTAATTTGGCTGATAGTTCTGAATTTATGAAACTGAAGGGGATAGGACCTGTATTTTCAAGTAGGATAATCAAATTTAGGGATGCATTAGGCGGATTTGTGAAAACGGAACAATTGTCAGAAATATATGGGTTGCCCGAAGAAACTTACCAGCATATTTTTCCTAAACTAACTGTAGACAGATCAGATGTTAAATTATTAAAAATTAACGTTATATCGGTGTCTGAATTATCTAAACATCCTTATGTTACTTATAAGCAAGCACAAACAATTATCAACTATAGAAATCAGCATGGAGGTTTTAATAGGGTTGAAGATTTGTCGAAAATTCATTCTTTAGATGAGGATTTTTTCCGTAAAATTGAATTTTATTTGGATTTTACCGAACATTAA
- a CDS encoding adenine phosphoribosyltransferase, with translation MIEEQLKAFIRDIPDFPQPGIVFKDITPLLQQPEVVKLAVKEFVRKLEGIEIDVIAGIESRGFLFGFLLAQEMNKPFVPIRKQGKLPFHTISESYKLEYGQATIEMHEDAIKKGTKVLMHDDLLATGGTVVAASKLVEKLGGVIAGYSFVISLDFLQSAGRLTRFSENIVSLVHYD, from the coding sequence ATGATTGAAGAACAGCTTAAAGCCTTTATCCGTGACATTCCGGATTTTCCCCAACCGGGAATTGTTTTTAAAGATATTACCCCCTTACTGCAGCAGCCAGAGGTTGTGAAATTGGCCGTTAAAGAGTTTGTCAGGAAACTTGAGGGCATTGAGATTGACGTAATAGCTGGAATTGAAAGTAGAGGGTTCTTGTTTGGTTTTCTGCTTGCTCAAGAAATGAACAAACCATTTGTTCCTATCCGTAAGCAAGGAAAATTACCTTTTCATACCATTTCAGAATCTTATAAATTGGAATATGGTCAAGCAACGATAGAAATGCATGAAGACGCCATTAAAAAAGGTACTAAAGTTTTAATGCACGATGACTTGCTAGCTACCGGTGGAACTGTCGTCGCAGCCAGTAAATTGGTCGAAAAATTAGGCGGTGTAATTGCTGGATATTCCTTTGTTATCAGTCTTGATTTTTTACAGAGCGCTGGTCGACTAACGAGATTTAGTGAAAATATTGTTTCTCTGGTGCATTATGACTAG
- a CDS encoding TerC family protein: MEWISDPNIWISFLTLTVLEIVLGIDNIVFISIQSAKLPVEQQKKARQLGLLLALVMRVGLLFSIKWIMGLTAPFINLADTIGVDHPEWSRYLQLSGRDLILFIGGLFLIYKSTTEIHHKVEGHTESAKARNKPATFANVIVQIIILDLVFSLDSVITAVGMVDSIGVMVAAVIVAVGIMLISAEGISKFVNDYPSVKMLALAFLLLIGVSLTAEAFDQHIPKGYIYFAMAFSVLVEFLNIRSEKKLNCNWKRRKRHRLDVGYEIWDLRSDVRYEMWDLR; this comes from the coding sequence ATGGAATGGATATCGGATCCTAATATTTGGATTTCATTTTTAACCTTGACGGTCTTGGAGATTGTCCTGGGTATTGACAACATTGTATTTATCTCAATACAAAGTGCAAAGTTGCCAGTAGAGCAACAGAAGAAAGCTAGGCAATTGGGATTGCTATTGGCATTGGTTATGCGGGTAGGATTGTTGTTTTCGATCAAATGGATTATGGGCTTAACGGCGCCATTTATTAATTTGGCGGATACCATTGGTGTTGACCACCCTGAATGGAGCCGCTATCTACAATTGTCAGGAAGAGACTTGATCTTGTTTATTGGAGGTTTGTTCCTGATCTATAAATCTACAACCGAAATTCATCATAAAGTAGAAGGACATACTGAATCAGCAAAAGCAAGGAATAAACCTGCTACATTCGCGAATGTCATTGTACAGATTATTATACTGGATTTGGTGTTCTCATTGGATTCCGTTATTACTGCTGTAGGGATGGTGGACAGCATCGGGGTAATGGTTGCTGCCGTAATTGTAGCAGTAGGAATAATGTTGATTTCAGCAGAAGGTATCTCAAAATTTGTTAATGATTATCCATCCGTTAAGATGTTGGCATTAGCTTTCTTATTATTGATCGGGGTATCTCTTACCGCAGAAGCTTTCGACCAACATATCCCTAAAGGATATATTTATTTCGCAATGGCATTCTCCGTATTGGTTGAGTTCTTGAATATCAGGTCTGAGAAAAAGCTCAATTGCAATTGGAAGAGGAGAAAAAGGCATAGACTAGATGTGGGATATGAGATTTGGGATTTGAGGTCAGATGTGAGATATGAGATGTGGGATTTGAGATAG
- the gpmI gene encoding 2,3-bisphosphoglycerate-independent phosphoglycerate mutase: MSSEHKKVALLILDGLGYGKNDNSNAVIAANTPFLDYLLATYPNSKLEASGEAVGLPAGQMGNSEVGHMNLGAGRIVYQELGRINKAAQEGVFKTDPTIQDAFAYAKQNNKKVHFIGLLSDGGVHAHIEHLKALCDAAKDASLTDEQVFIHAFLDGRDTDPNGGFGYVNDLTTFLENSVGTIASAIGRYYAMDRDNRWERVKEAYDLLTKGIGIPSTNLAESIEQSYSLGITDEFLKPIVMVDSQGLPKATIKDGDVVICYNFRTDRGREITIALTQQAFPEYHMQPLNLYYVTMTSYDETFKNVKVIFHKDNLTQTLGETLSLQHKTQVRIAETEKYPHVTFFFSGGREDQFEGERRLLIPSPKVATYDLQPEMSANTIADSICKDMEENKPDFICLNFANPDMVGHTGVFEAVVKAVETVDNCTKRVVETGINNGYSFIILADHGNSEFMINEDGSVNTAHTTNLVPCILIDNQYKNIKDGKLGDVAPTVLQLLNLPIPSEMTGNVLAY; this comes from the coding sequence ATGAGTTCTGAACATAAAAAAGTAGCATTATTAATCTTGGATGGATTAGGCTACGGAAAAAATGATAATTCAAACGCTGTAATAGCTGCTAACACCCCCTTTTTAGACTATCTTCTTGCAACCTACCCTAACTCCAAACTTGAAGCTTCAGGTGAAGCTGTTGGCTTACCGGCAGGGCAAATGGGGAACTCCGAAGTCGGGCACATGAACCTCGGTGCAGGTAGAATCGTATATCAAGAATTAGGTCGTATCAATAAAGCCGCACAAGAAGGTGTATTCAAAACTGACCCTACCATTCAGGATGCATTCGCCTATGCCAAACAAAACAATAAAAAAGTGCACTTCATCGGTCTTTTGTCTGATGGTGGTGTCCATGCACATATCGAACATCTTAAAGCTCTCTGCGACGCCGCAAAAGATGCAAGCCTAACTGACGAACAAGTCTTTATCCATGCTTTCCTGGATGGTCGTGATACAGACCCTAACGGTGGTTTTGGATATGTTAACGACTTGACGACTTTTCTAGAAAATTCTGTAGGGACCATAGCATCCGCAATCGGAAGATATTATGCAATGGACCGCGATAACCGTTGGGAACGCGTAAAAGAGGCATATGACCTATTGACAAAAGGAATAGGTATCCCTTCTACAAACCTTGCGGAATCCATCGAACAATCTTATAGCTTAGGAATTACTGATGAGTTTTTAAAGCCAATAGTTATGGTTGACTCACAGGGGCTTCCTAAAGCAACAATCAAAGATGGTGATGTGGTAATCTGTTATAATTTCAGAACAGATCGTGGTAGGGAAATTACAATTGCCCTAACTCAACAGGCTTTCCCTGAATATCACATGCAACCATTAAATCTTTATTATGTAACCATGACTTCTTATGATGAAACATTCAAAAATGTCAAAGTTATTTTTCATAAAGACAATCTTACCCAAACATTGGGAGAAACTTTATCCTTGCAGCATAAGACTCAAGTCCGTATTGCTGAAACTGAAAAGTATCCTCACGTAACATTCTTTTTCTCAGGAGGACGCGAAGATCAATTTGAGGGTGAAAGAAGATTATTGATCCCTTCTCCAAAAGTTGCAACTTATGATCTGCAACCTGAAATGAGTGCCAATACCATAGCAGACTCCATCTGTAAGGATATGGAAGAAAATAAACCGGATTTTATTTGTTTAAATTTTGCCAACCCAGACATGGTAGGCCATACTGGAGTTTTTGAAGCAGTAGTCAAAGCTGTGGAAACAGTAGATAATTGCACAAAACGTGTGGTTGAAACTGGAATCAACAATGGCTATTCGTTTATTATCCTTGCCGATCATGGTAACTCTGAATTTATGATCAATGAAGATGGATCAGTCAATACCGCACACACTACTAATTTAGTGCCTTGTATCTTGATTGACAACCAATACAAAAATATTAAAGATGGTAAATTAGGTGATGTGGCTCCAACGGTACTGCAATTGCTGAACTTGCCAATACCTTCAGAAATGACTGGAAATGTCCTTGCATATTAA
- a CDS encoding DUF4783 domain-containing protein, which translates to MLKVIRDFGLILRRFAFAMLFLPLVAFASFQTDVALELLGALKANSAKNVANMFGQNVSLSIKNDSGYYSKFQAEVILSDFFRTSKTTEVKQVQRTNRSNNSFYIVYQIKTNQGSYRVFVKFNQTGGEAQINELRIE; encoded by the coding sequence ATGTTAAAAGTTATTCGTGATTTTGGTTTGATATTGAGACGGTTTGCATTTGCAATGCTGTTTTTGCCATTGGTTGCTTTCGCGAGCTTCCAAACGGATGTTGCTTTGGAATTGCTTGGAGCATTAAAAGCGAACAGCGCGAAAAATGTAGCAAATATGTTCGGTCAAAATGTTTCATTGTCCATAAAAAATGACTCCGGCTATTATTCGAAATTTCAGGCTGAAGTTATTTTAAGCGACTTCTTTAGAACTTCAAAAACTACAGAAGTCAAACAGGTACAACGCACTAACCGAAGTAACAATAGTTTTTATATTGTTTACCAGATTAAGACCAATCAAGGTTCATATCGTGTATTTGTGAAGTTTAACCAAACAGGTGGCGAAGCACAAATAAATGAACTGCGAATTGAATAA
- the nadC gene encoding carboxylating nicotinate-nucleotide diphosphorylase has protein sequence MEREFKDKLVHFVQEALVEDVGAGDYTSLSTIKEEQLGEAQLLVKEEGILAGVEVAKEIFSQIDPELEFDQLITDGSSVKYGDNAFKIKGKIHTILKGERLVLNIMQRMSGIATQTAKYVQAISGTKAKVLDTRKTTPLLRYLEKKAVEIGGGANHRFGLYDMILIKDNHVDYAGGISAAVNAAFAYKKEKQLDIAIEVEVRNFEELNEVLSLDAVDRVMFDNFSPEQVKEAVDLVAGRLVTEASGGITLATIADYAKQGVDYISVGALTHSVKSLDLSLKAKLI, from the coding sequence ATGGAGAGAGAATTCAAAGATAAACTGGTACATTTTGTTCAAGAAGCCCTTGTAGAAGATGTAGGAGCAGGGGATTATACCTCATTATCTACGATAAAAGAAGAACAATTAGGAGAGGCTCAATTATTAGTTAAAGAAGAAGGTATCTTGGCGGGTGTTGAAGTTGCCAAAGAAATTTTTTCTCAGATTGATCCCGAATTAGAATTTGACCAATTAATTACGGACGGCAGCTCCGTTAAATATGGTGATAATGCTTTTAAGATTAAAGGCAAGATTCATACGATCTTAAAGGGTGAGCGATTGGTTCTGAATATCATGCAAAGGATGTCAGGAATCGCAACTCAAACAGCAAAATATGTTCAAGCAATTTCTGGCACTAAAGCAAAAGTCTTAGATACCAGGAAAACGACTCCATTATTGCGTTATTTGGAAAAAAAGGCTGTAGAAATTGGAGGTGGAGCGAACCATCGCTTTGGTTTGTATGACATGATTTTGATCAAAGATAACCATGTGGATTATGCAGGAGGGATTTCCGCTGCTGTAAATGCCGCATTTGCCTATAAAAAAGAAAAACAATTGGATATAGCGATAGAAGTGGAGGTTAGAAACTTTGAAGAGTTAAACGAAGTTTTGAGTCTAGATGCTGTTGATCGCGTAATGTTTGACAACTTTAGTCCTGAACAAGTTAAAGAAGCTGTTGATTTGGTGGCTGGAAGATTAGTGACCGAAGCATCAGGTGGAATAACCTTGGCAACCATTGCTGACTATGCGAAACAAGGAGTTGATTATATTTCTGTAGGTGCACTAACTCATTCGGTTAAAAGTCTGGACTTGAGCTTGAAAGCAAAACTTATTTAG
- the plsY gene encoding glycerol-3-phosphate 1-O-acyltransferase PlsY, producing MISIYLVGIVILAYLFGSIPTAVWFGQAFYGVDVREYGSGNAGATNTFRVLGKKAGSIVMFVDILKGWTATNLPYLLDSSIVGNHDGPQFVNVQLALGVIAVLGHLFPIFAGFRGGKGVATLFGMVLAIHWPAALICVSVFLLVLLITHYVSLSSIMAGFAFPFSVAFIFKTTVPSILLYGIAICALILVTHQKNIERLLKGKESKIYLFKKKSKD from the coding sequence ATGATATCAATATATCTAGTAGGAATAGTCATATTAGCATATCTTTTCGGTTCAATCCCTACTGCGGTTTGGTTTGGGCAGGCATTTTATGGTGTAGATGTTCGTGAATATGGAAGTGGAAATGCCGGTGCCACCAATACTTTTAGAGTATTAGGGAAAAAAGCAGGATCCATTGTAATGTTCGTCGATATCCTTAAGGGATGGACAGCGACTAATCTACCATATTTATTGGATAGTTCAATTGTTGGGAACCATGATGGACCCCAATTTGTAAATGTTCAGCTTGCATTGGGTGTTATTGCTGTATTAGGCCATTTATTCCCGATTTTTGCAGGATTTAGAGGTGGAAAAGGCGTGGCTACTTTGTTTGGGATGGTTCTCGCTATCCATTGGCCAGCTGCCCTTATCTGTGTATCAGTCTTCTTACTTGTCCTTTTGATAACCCATTATGTTTCTCTAAGTTCTATTATGGCAGGTTTTGCTTTTCCATTTTCGGTGGCTTTTATTTTCAAGACAACCGTACCATCTATTCTATTATATGGAATTGCGATATGTGCCTTAATTCTTGTTACTCACCAAAAAAATATAGAACGACTGCTCAAAGGGAAAGAATCCAAAATATATTTATTCAAGAAAAAATCTAAGGATTAA